One Microlunatus soli genomic window carries:
- a CDS encoding DUF2786 domain-containing protein, translating to MNAQRGHRSSNGADAFVRPDLTDAWRRTAELKAMQLRDAIDDGIRSVMSTLPTAYAEPSLLHLQQLSDAAAEDWLDPRYVVGEEVLTMISNRWEAGWQPADLLHYLRRATPRVDQLGATAIHRQLQRSGLLDKAPPEWRQQLAAVGDLTRSGAGRGRGWLFPADLDPPRAWRQALILMARLRQMHRLAPLGPPPSQWRATTSSPRDGIRGAAEAGPRPAPSVLDKVRGLLAKAESTTFTAEAEALTAKAQELMTRHAIDEALLQTDRAADDIDVSARRLHIDNPYASTKATLVHCVAEANRVRAVWDDRLGACTIIGQPTDLETVDLLFTSLLVQAARAMNDHGRDSRSGSADRSRSFRRSFLLAYANRIGERLAETSHDVATEYGAELVPVLARRQEAVDEEFRRMFPSVSHGRTRSVDRRGWAAGTAAADQAVLPRGRLGRR from the coding sequence ATGAATGCTCAACGGGGACACCGAAGCAGCAATGGCGCCGACGCGTTCGTCCGACCGGATCTGACGGACGCCTGGCGGCGTACGGCGGAGCTGAAGGCGATGCAGCTCCGGGATGCGATCGACGACGGGATCCGCTCTGTGATGTCGACGCTGCCCACGGCCTACGCCGAGCCGTCGCTACTGCACCTCCAACAGCTGAGTGATGCCGCCGCCGAGGATTGGCTGGATCCGCGGTATGTGGTCGGCGAGGAGGTGCTGACCATGATCAGCAACCGCTGGGAGGCCGGGTGGCAACCAGCCGACCTGCTGCACTACCTGCGCCGTGCGACGCCACGGGTGGACCAGCTGGGCGCAACGGCGATCCACCGGCAGCTGCAGCGGTCCGGCCTGTTGGACAAGGCTCCGCCCGAATGGCGACAACAGCTGGCCGCCGTCGGTGACCTCACCCGCAGCGGGGCCGGGCGCGGACGCGGCTGGCTGTTTCCCGCCGATCTCGATCCGCCGCGAGCCTGGCGGCAGGCGCTGATCCTGATGGCGCGGCTGCGGCAGATGCATCGGCTGGCACCGCTCGGACCACCGCCATCGCAGTGGCGCGCCACGACCTCGTCGCCCCGCGACGGCATCCGTGGAGCAGCCGAAGCCGGTCCACGTCCGGCTCCGTCGGTCCTCGACAAGGTCCGCGGACTGCTGGCCAAGGCCGAGTCGACGACGTTCACCGCCGAGGCCGAGGCGTTGACGGCGAAGGCCCAGGAGTTGATGACCCGGCACGCGATCGACGAGGCCCTGCTGCAGACCGACCGAGCCGCCGACGACATCGACGTCAGCGCCCGTCGACTGCACATCGACAACCCGTACGCCTCCACCAAGGCGACCCTGGTGCACTGCGTCGCCGAGGCCAACCGGGTCCGCGCGGTCTGGGACGACCGGCTGGGCGCCTGCACGATCATCGGGCAACCGACCGATCTGGAGACCGTCGACCTGCTCTTCACCTCGTTGTTGGTGCAGGCCGCCCGGGCGATGAACGATCACGGCCGGGACAGCCGGTCGGGAAGTGCGGATCGATCGCGGAGCTTTCGCCGCTCGTTCCTGCTGGCCTACGCCAACCGGATCGGTGAACGGCTGGCCGAGACCTCCCACGACGTGGCCACCGAGTACGGCGCCGAACTCGTCCCGGTGCTGGCGCGCCGCCAGGAAGCCGTCGACGAGGAGTTCCGGCGGATGTTCCCCTCGGTCAGCCACGGCCGGACCCGATCGGTCGACCGTCGCGGCTGGGCTGCCGG